From a single Intestinibaculum porci genomic region:
- a CDS encoding MurR/RpiR family transcriptional regulator: protein MLRSITNYNEVDILYTLITYVNYSSSQDMYYTIAQTILSHLDDMPNISINDLATMCYTSPATISRFCKDLNTKSFANFKKELQIALDLANDEIHLEEAEEKQLNDDPTLIIDKVYRETIDSLKQGQASLDMAHIDQVCELIHDAPNIHMFAYQFSKLVCTDFQQKMLKLRKFVYAFADRGDMLAKFDTIEPGELVIIVSVRARKKIMDGLVDKLKEKKPEILLVTLNQDYENEGISHYLRIGGYESDYTQSAMMGTLDLMTVFNIIYVRYGLKYCNL from the coding sequence ATGCTTAGATCTATTACGAATTATAATGAGGTGGATATTTTATATACCCTCATTACCTATGTGAATTACTCGTCTTCCCAGGATATGTATTATACTATTGCCCAGACGATTCTTTCTCATCTTGATGATATGCCAAATATTTCCATCAATGATTTAGCGACGATGTGTTATACGTCCCCGGCCACGATTTCTCGTTTTTGCAAGGATTTGAATACGAAGTCATTCGCCAACTTTAAGAAAGAATTACAGATTGCTTTAGACTTAGCTAATGATGAGATTCATTTAGAGGAAGCTGAGGAAAAGCAGTTAAATGATGATCCAACTTTAATTATTGATAAAGTCTATCGGGAAACGATTGACTCTTTAAAGCAGGGACAGGCTAGTTTAGATATGGCCCATATTGATCAAGTTTGTGAATTAATCCATGATGCGCCGAATATCCATATGTTTGCCTATCAGTTCTCTAAGCTTGTCTGTACAGATTTCCAGCAGAAGATGTTAAAACTGAGAAAGTTTGTGTATGCGTTCGCGGATCGCGGGGATATGCTGGCAAAGTTTGATACGATTGAACCAGGTGAATTAGTGATTATTGTATCGGTCAGAGCCCGTAAGAAGATTATGGATGGCTTAGTGGATAAGTTAAAAGAAAAAAAACCAGAAATTCTTTTAGTCACTTTAAATCAGGACTATGAGAATGAAGGCATTTCTCATTATCTGCGCATTGGCGGCTATGAATCTGATTATACCCAGTCAGCAATGATGGGGACGCTTGATCTGATGACCGTTTTTAACATTATTTATGTCCGTTATGGCTTAAAATATTGCAATTTGTAA
- a CDS encoding PduL/EutD family phosphate acyltransferase, producing the protein MSKFIVETSAHHVHLSQKDLETLFGEGYELTVKKELSQPGQFAAQEKVTVVGERGEKAMSVLGPVRSESQVEVSLTDARALGLKALVRESGDLEGTNGCVLKGPKGQITLEKGVIAAKRHIHMTPADAENFNVKNGQIVKVRVDTDGRSLIFDDVVIRVKDTYALAMHIDTDESNAAGGPKEGTIVD; encoded by the coding sequence ATGAGTAAATTTATCGTAGAAACATCTGCGCATCATGTCCATCTTTCGCAGAAGGATTTAGAAACATTATTTGGGGAAGGTTATGAATTAACCGTTAAAAAAGAATTATCACAGCCAGGTCAGTTCGCCGCTCAAGAAAAGGTAACCGTTGTTGGTGAACGCGGCGAAAAAGCGATGAGCGTACTTGGCCCAGTGAGAAGCGAATCACAGGTCGAAGTATCCTTAACCGATGCCCGCGCTTTAGGCTTAAAAGCTTTAGTGCGTGAATCCGGCGACTTAGAAGGTACAAACGGCTGCGTTTTAAAAGGTCCTAAAGGACAGATCACTTTAGAAAAAGGTGTCATCGCGGCTAAACGTCATATCCATATGACTCCGGCAGATGCGGAAAACTTTAATGTTAAAAACGGTCAGATCGTCAAAGTCAGAGTAGATACTGATGGCCGTTCATTAATCTTTGATGATGTTGTCATCAGAGTCAAAGACACTTACGCTTTAGCAATGCACATCGATACGGATGAAAGCAATGCGGCTGGCGGACCAAAAGAAGGAACAATTGTCGACTAA
- a CDS encoding fumarate hydratase translates to MRTIESQTITEAIKKLCVEANYDLPHDVYAAICEGIEKEETDLGKDTLKVLKENADIAKKRKRPICQDTGMACVFVEIGQDVHVDGPLEEAIQKGVALGYQEGYLRKSIVNDPLFDRVNTKDNTPAMIHYDIVPGDKIHLTVAPKGFGSENMCQVKMLKPSDGVEGVKEFVMKVVNDAGPNPCPPIVIGVGIGSNFEGVALLAKKAMMKDFDAHHEDPRYAALEKELLEKVNATGIGPAGFGGATTALSLHIESAPTHIAGMPVAVAICCHVARHKEVIL, encoded by the coding sequence ATGAGAACAATAGAAAGTCAGACCATTACTGAAGCGATTAAAAAGCTTTGCGTGGAAGCAAATTATGATTTACCTCATGATGTCTATGCGGCGATTTGCGAAGGCATCGAGAAGGAAGAAACAGATTTAGGAAAAGACACCTTAAAGGTGTTAAAAGAAAATGCGGATATCGCGAAAAAAAGAAAACGTCCCATTTGTCAGGATACAGGCATGGCTTGTGTTTTTGTGGAGATCGGTCAGGATGTTCATGTTGATGGTCCTCTTGAAGAAGCCATTCAAAAAGGTGTAGCTTTAGGCTATCAGGAAGGGTATTTACGTAAAAGTATTGTCAATGATCCATTGTTTGATCGTGTCAATACCAAAGACAATACCCCAGCCATGATTCATTATGACATTGTCCCTGGTGACAAGATTCATCTTACGGTAGCACCTAAAGGTTTTGGCTCAGAGAATATGTGTCAGGTGAAAATGTTAAAGCCGAGTGACGGGGTGGAAGGTGTCAAAGAGTTTGTCATGAAAGTCGTGAATGATGCCGGTCCGAATCCCTGTCCGCCAATTGTCATTGGGGTCGGTATTGGCAGCAATTTTGAAGGCGTCGCTTTATTAGCGAAGAAAGCGATGATGAAAGATTTTGATGCGCATCATGAAGATCCTCGCTATGCGGCATTAGAAAAAGAATTATTAGAAAAAGTCAATGCAACGGGCATTGGTCCCGCTGGTTTTGGCGGCGCCACGACTGCGTTAAGCTTGCATATTGAAAGCGCGCCAACGCATATTGCCGGCATGCCGGTAGCGGTCGCCATCTGTTGCCACGTGGCACGCCATAAGGAGGTTATCTTATGA
- a CDS encoding MurR/RpiR family transcriptional regulator has translation MKDLFYRLIIFLNTASEKDTNYNIALFMANNFYRISTMRISELADACYVSPATISRFCRALGYENFAHLKQECMSFHADTKKFNNLINIPLKMMKQTPTLATDAYVKQVVKTLLQLPATLDWKVIDQVLRLIHDTKEIALFGTQFSNSAAIHFQTDLLMLEKFSLAYMDGERQLECAKKMSSDGLAIIFSVNGNYAIGNFKTLQYLRRSGCTTVLITCASSDCMHIPIDYTINIGHPEDGKTGKHALLTTVELMSLRYYTMYYPSLDDLQEKLVNRK, from the coding sequence ATGAAGGATCTTTTTTATAGATTAATTATTTTTTTGAATACCGCAAGTGAAAAGGATACAAATTATAACATTGCTTTATTCATGGCGAATAACTTCTATCGCATCTCAACGATGCGAATCAGTGAGTTAGCCGATGCCTGTTACGTATCGCCGGCGACGATTTCGCGTTTTTGCCGCGCTTTGGGGTATGAAAATTTTGCCCATCTGAAACAGGAGTGTATGTCTTTTCATGCTGATACGAAGAAGTTTAATAATCTCATCAATATTCCTTTGAAGATGATGAAACAGACGCCGACATTAGCGACGGATGCTTATGTCAAACAGGTCGTAAAAACGTTATTACAGCTGCCGGCTACATTAGACTGGAAAGTTATTGATCAAGTGTTAAGACTTATTCATGATACGAAGGAAATCGCACTTTTTGGAACGCAGTTCTCCAATAGTGCCGCTATTCATTTTCAAACCGATTTATTAATGCTGGAAAAGTTTTCTTTAGCTTATATGGATGGTGAGAGACAGTTAGAATGTGCGAAGAAGATGAGCAGTGATGGCTTAGCCATTATTTTTTCCGTTAATGGCAATTATGCCATCGGGAACTTTAAGACACTGCAGTATTTAAGACGTTCCGGCTGTACGACGGTCTTAATTACCTGCGCGAGCAGTGACTGCATGCATATCCCGATTGATTACACCATCAATATTGGTCATCCCGAAGATGGCAAGACGGGGAAGCATGCTTTATTAACGACGGTTGAACTGATGAGTTTACGTTATTATACAATGTATTATCCTTCTCTTGATGACCTGCAGGAGAAATTAGTCAATAGGAAGTGA
- a CDS encoding flavodoxin domain-containing protein has product MIGVIYKSKHGATKKIAHIIAMHVKSPVQVIDYQTLSHDDLKQFDTIVLGIPVYYGKLDEEMVHFVTNNQELLSQKHYSIFVMALFYSEFMRYLTDVFDYEILKNTKTLAGLGGALYYPDLSISEKMVLTVMNKRRPLLPKGFHGDIYENFNNEEIALFAKKIEAIERAN; this is encoded by the coding sequence ATGATCGGTGTAATTTATAAAAGTAAGCATGGGGCGACTAAGAAAATTGCGCATATCATTGCCATGCATGTAAAGAGTCCGGTGCAGGTTATTGATTATCAGACACTATCACATGATGATCTGAAACAGTTTGATACGATTGTTTTAGGAATTCCGGTTTATTATGGAAAGTTAGATGAAGAGATGGTGCATTTTGTCACGAATAATCAGGAGCTGCTTTCCCAGAAACATTATTCGATTTTTGTGATGGCGCTATTTTATTCGGAGTTTATGCGTTATTTAACAGATGTTTTTGATTATGAGATTCTCAAGAATACAAAAACCTTAGCGGGGTTAGGCGGAGCGCTCTATTATCCGGATTTGAGCATCAGTGAAAAGATGGTTTTAACGGTGATGAATAAAAGACGACCATTACTGCCAAAAGGTTTTCATGGGGATATTTATGAGAATTTTAATAATGAGGAGATTGCTCTTTTTGCGAAAAAGATCGAAGCTATTGAAAGGGCAAACTAA
- the proC gene encoding pyrroline-5-carboxylate reductase translates to MYKLGFIGMGNMASAIQEGFINSGYIKADEICGFDLSEIATEKAKARGVTPLSDGHEVIRNAEIIFMAVKPQVVEKVVAPLKEDLKGKALVSMVLGYDFAKYETMLDPSTRHLTFMPNTPIAVGEGMILLEDQQTLTDDEYDFIKKAFESAGSVEVLPSHLMGVGGALSGCAPAYIYMVIEALADGAVAQGLPRASAYKLASQTVLGSGKMQLASGLHPGILKDNVTSPAGSTIKGVKALEDGGLRAAFINAIEKSMGK, encoded by the coding sequence ATGTATAAATTAGGTTTTATTGGGATGGGGAATATGGCTTCAGCCATCCAGGAAGGTTTTATCAATTCCGGTTATATCAAAGCAGATGAGATTTGCGGTTTTGATTTATCAGAAATCGCCACTGAAAAAGCCAAAGCGAGAGGTGTCACACCATTAAGCGATGGTCATGAAGTCATTCGCAATGCGGAAATCATTTTTATGGCGGTCAAACCACAGGTGGTTGAAAAAGTGGTGGCTCCATTAAAAGAAGACTTAAAAGGCAAAGCTTTAGTATCGATGGTTTTAGGTTATGATTTCGCCAAATATGAAACAATGTTAGATCCTTCAACCAGACACTTAACCTTTATGCCCAACACGCCAATTGCCGTGGGGGAAGGCATGATTCTCTTAGAAGATCAGCAGACATTAACGGATGACGAATATGACTTTATTAAAAAAGCCTTTGAATCAGCTGGCTCAGTGGAAGTTTTACCATCTCATTTAATGGGTGTCGGCGGGGCTTTATCAGGCTGTGCGCCAGCATATATTTATATGGTTATTGAAGCCTTAGCGGATGGTGCTGTCGCTCAGGGGTTACCGAGAGCGAGCGCTTATAAATTAGCGAGTCAGACAGTCTTAGGATCAGGAAAAATGCAGTTAGCTTCTGGCTTACATCCTGGGATCTTAAAAGATAATGTCACATCACCAGCCGGATCAACGATCAAAGGTGTGAAAGCCTTAGAAGATGGCGGGCTGCGTGCAGCATTTATCAACGCAATTGAAAAGTCAATGGGGAAATAA
- a CDS encoding HU family DNA-binding protein, translated as MKKADLVAQIAEKSGLSKADAERALKGFTEAVVEALQNGDEVPLQGLGKFEVRERAARKGINPATKEQIDIPASKVPAFKASSSLKALLKK; from the coding sequence ATGAAAAAAGCAGATTTAGTTGCACAGATTGCAGAAAAATCAGGTTTATCAAAAGCAGATGCTGAAAGAGCATTAAAAGGTTTTACTGAAGCTGTTGTAGAAGCATTACAGAACGGTGATGAAGTCCCACTACAGGGCTTAGGTAAGTTTGAAGTACGTGAAAGAGCTGCCCGTAAGGGTATTAATCCTGCGACTAAGGAACAGATCGATATTCCTGCTTCAAAAGTTCCCGCTTTTAAAGCTTCTTCATCATTAAAAGCATTATTAAAGAAATAA
- a CDS encoding ImmA/IrrE family metallo-endopeptidase, translating into MNEETRRKIEHTAVAICEDLDYHHNSELADFIDRIGGALIMTSALDILKDAALIKTGEHSFLMKVREDQTNERITFTIAHALGHLFLHCGYHYVLEMWEALPVNEILLPNASNEQELQAHAFAKALLMPEDLFKFYIHTHEKDGFINMRDVAKHFHVSYDTAKYRAKELDLIASAIL; encoded by the coding sequence ATGAACGAAGAGACAAGAAGGAAAATCGAGCATACCGCTGTAGCTATTTGCGAAGATCTCGATTATCATCATAATAGCGAATTAGCTGATTTTATTGATCGCATTGGTGGCGCTTTAATAATGACCAGTGCACTTGACATCTTAAAGGATGCAGCGCTCATAAAAACGGGGGAACACTCATTTCTGATGAAAGTCAGAGAAGATCAGACAAACGAAAGAATAACTTTTACCATCGCTCATGCGTTAGGTCATTTGTTTTTACATTGCGGTTATCATTATGTGCTAGAAATGTGGGAGGCTTTACCTGTCAATGAGATTTTGTTACCAAATGCTTCGAATGAGCAGGAGCTTCAAGCTCATGCTTTTGCCAAGGCTTTGTTAATGCCGGAAGATCTTTTTAAGTTCTATATTCATACACATGAAAAAGACGGTTTCATTAATATGAGAGATGTTGCTAAACATTTTCATGTTTCTTATGATACTGCAAAATATCGCGCCAAAGAATTAGATTTGATCGCTTCCGCAATTCTCTGA
- a CDS encoding Fe-S-containing hydro-lyase, translating to MIHLQTPLTKEKIASLKAGDRVLLSGVIYTSRDAAHKRFCEMLERGEKLPFEVQDATIYFAGPAPAAPGEVIGSCGPTTSYRMDAYSPRMLAEGLRGMIGKGKRNDEVKEAIKKYQGIYFGAIGGAGALISNCIKKCDVIAFADLGPEAVRRLEVEDLPLVVVIDCQGHDLYELGRRNYLEVHHDA from the coding sequence ATGATCCATTTACAAACACCACTCACAAAGGAAAAGATTGCCTCATTAAAGGCTGGCGATCGGGTGCTTTTATCAGGCGTCATTTATACATCGCGGGATGCTGCGCATAAACGTTTTTGCGAAATGTTAGAGCGGGGCGAGAAACTGCCTTTTGAAGTGCAGGATGCCACCATTTATTTCGCCGGTCCTGCGCCGGCAGCTCCAGGGGAAGTCATTGGTTCCTGCGGTCCGACGACAAGCTACCGCATGGATGCCTATTCACCGCGGATGCTTGCGGAAGGCTTACGTGGGATGATTGGCAAAGGCAAGCGTAACGACGAAGTCAAAGAAGCGATCAAAAAATATCAAGGGATCTATTTTGGCGCCATTGGCGGCGCTGGCGCTTTGATTTCAAACTGTATTAAGAAATGTGATGTCATTGCTTTTGCGGATTTAGGGCCAGAAGCGGTGCGTCGATTAGAAGTGGAAGATCTGCCGTTGGTTGTTGTGATTGACTGCCAGGGACATGATTTATATGAATTAGGAAGAAGGAATTATTTGGAGGTGCACCATGATGCTTAG
- the gltB gene encoding glutamate synthase large subunit, with translation MSPKLYDKAFEHDNCGIGAVVNIKGVKTHVTVDNALKIVEQLEHRAGKDARGETGDGVGILTQVPYAFFKRIIEFTLPKDGHYGVGMFFFPQDNVKRRSAQASFEKVIKKEGMKFLGWRKVETDESVLGTKALEKMPYIMQGFVKIPDDVAPGIDFDRKLYQARRLFEHSNEETYVCSLSSRTIVYKGMFLVKQLRTFFKDLQSDDYKSAIALVHSRFSTNTNPSWERAHPNRFIVHNGEINTIKGNANNMLSREENMRCDTLDTEKIFPVVNVDGSDSAMLDNTLEFLYMSGMELPRAVMMCIPEPWENNPNMSKKKKDFYAYNATVMEPWDGPASILFSDGELMGAVLDRNGLRPSRYYITKDGYLVLSSEVGSLEIDPQDIEVKDRLRPGKMLLVDTKRGVLIKDEELKETYAQKEPYGEWLDSHLMKLSDIKIPSVKVEVYKNEELEALQRCFGYAYEDLKDYIIPMAMKGTEPIIAMGNDAPLAVMSKKHQPLFNYFKQLFAQVTNPPIDSIREQIVTSTSLMLGTEGNILEDSPDNTHLLKIKNPILTNTDILKLRSLNTKDFKSATVSTLYYKNTSLKKALDRLFNEVDKAYHKGANIIILSDRGVDDNHCAIPSLLATAAVNSYLVKTKKRMKLALVIESGEPREVHHFATLLGYGASAVNGYLVQDTIHQLVEDGLIEKDYYAAVHDYNDAVLSGIVKIASKMGISTIQSYRGSQNFEAIGISKDVIDAYFPKTVSRIDGITLEDIERQVNELHDSAFDPFGYEVNMTLDSMGFHKERSHKEEHLYNPKTIHLLQQATRTGDYKLFKQFSDTITQEEEGINIRGCIDFDFSKRKAIPLSEVEPVENIVKRFKTGAMSYGSISKEAHETMAIAMNRLHGKSNSGEGGEDAERFAPLPNGDSRNSAIKQVASGRFGVTSEYLCSAQEIQIKMAQGAKPGEGGHLPAGKVYPWVAKTRHSTPGVSLISPPPHHDIYSIEDLAQLIYDLKNSNKDARISVKLVSEAGVGTVASGVAKAGAQVILISGFDGGTGAAPRNSVYNAGLPWELGLAEAHQTLIMNELRDRVVIETDGKLLTGRDLAIACLLGAEEYGFATAPLITMGCVMMRVCNLDTCPVGVATQNPILRKRFTGKPEYVENFMRFVAEEMREYMAKLGFRTVDEMVGHNDLLVEKDLGKAYHMDLSGILDDTYANEKAHCFNPAHVFDFKLDQVKDNELKPLIKKYEKKKGPQETTIEVSNINRAFGTMFGSYITKNLGNDVPDDTFTVHAIGAGGQSFGAFIPKGLTLELTGDSNDYLGKGLSGGKIIVKTPEDVSYKADENIIIGNVALYGATSGEVYVNGVAGERFCVRNSGARAVVEGVGDHALEYMTGGVAVILGETGRNVAAGMSGGIAYIYDPDNNLYEKLNSELVEYGEVTQKHDQDTLRELIENHYRYTGSEKAKFLLDDFDTNIKHFKKIVPTTYKKMMDLIAHFESQGLTEDEAKVEAFNTAMKGA, from the coding sequence ATGAGTCCAAAATTGTATGACAAAGCATTTGAACATGATAACTGCGGGATCGGTGCCGTTGTTAATATTAAAGGTGTAAAGACCCATGTCACGGTCGATAACGCTCTTAAGATTGTTGAACAGCTCGAACACCGTGCTGGTAAAGACGCGCGTGGTGAAACCGGCGATGGTGTTGGGATCCTGACTCAGGTTCCTTATGCTTTCTTTAAAAGAATTATCGAATTTACTTTGCCGAAGGACGGTCATTATGGTGTCGGGATGTTCTTCTTCCCACAGGATAATGTCAAACGTCGTAGTGCACAGGCAAGTTTTGAAAAAGTTATTAAAAAAGAAGGTATGAAATTCTTAGGCTGGCGTAAAGTCGAAACGGATGAATCCGTTTTAGGAACCAAAGCTTTAGAAAAAATGCCTTATATTATGCAGGGATTTGTGAAGATTCCTGATGATGTTGCCCCAGGTATTGATTTTGATCGTAAGTTATATCAGGCAAGACGTTTATTTGAACATTCGAATGAGGAAACTTATGTCTGCTCGTTATCTTCAAGAACGATTGTCTATAAGGGGATGTTCTTAGTAAAACAGTTACGTACGTTTTTTAAAGACTTACAGTCAGACGATTATAAGAGTGCGATTGCCTTAGTGCATTCACGTTTCTCAACCAATACAAATCCATCATGGGAAAGAGCCCATCCAAACAGATTTATTGTCCACAATGGTGAAATTAACACTATTAAAGGGAATGCCAACAACATGCTTTCTCGTGAAGAAAACATGCGCTGTGATACCTTAGATACAGAAAAGATTTTCCCTGTTGTCAATGTCGATGGTTCTGACTCAGCGATGTTAGATAACACTTTGGAATTCTTATATATGTCAGGGATGGAATTACCAAGAGCAGTGATGATGTGTATTCCTGAACCTTGGGAAAATAACCCTAACATGTCGAAGAAGAAAAAGGATTTCTATGCCTATAACGCAACGGTTATGGAACCATGGGATGGCCCTGCTTCCATCCTCTTTAGTGATGGGGAATTAATGGGCGCTGTCTTAGACCGTAATGGTTTACGTCCATCACGTTACTATATTACTAAAGATGGTTATTTAGTCTTATCTTCAGAAGTCGGTTCCTTGGAAATTGATCCTCAGGATATCGAAGTGAAGGATCGTTTAAGACCAGGAAAGATGCTATTGGTTGATACCAAACGTGGTGTCCTCATTAAAGATGAAGAATTAAAAGAAACTTATGCCCAGAAAGAACCTTATGGTGAATGGTTAGATTCGCATCTGATGAAGTTATCAGATATTAAGATTCCTTCTGTTAAAGTGGAAGTATATAAGAATGAAGAGCTTGAAGCGCTTCAGCGCTGCTTCGGTTATGCTTATGAAGACTTAAAGGATTATATTATTCCAATGGCTATGAAAGGTACTGAACCTATTATCGCAATGGGAAATGACGCCCCATTAGCGGTGATGAGCAAGAAGCATCAGCCGTTATTCAATTACTTTAAACAGTTATTTGCCCAGGTGACGAACCCACCAATTGATAGTATCCGTGAACAAATTGTCACGAGTACCTCATTAATGCTTGGGACAGAAGGAAATATCTTAGAGGATTCCCCAGATAACACCCATTTATTAAAGATTAAAAATCCAATCTTAACGAATACGGATATCTTAAAATTAAGAAGTCTCAATACGAAAGATTTCAAATCAGCGACTGTTTCTACTTTATATTATAAGAATACTTCATTAAAGAAAGCTTTAGATCGTTTATTCAACGAAGTGGATAAAGCTTATCATAAAGGTGCTAACATCATTATTTTAAGCGACCGCGGAGTAGATGATAACCACTGTGCGATTCCTTCATTATTAGCGACGGCAGCGGTCAACTCATACTTAGTGAAAACGAAAAAACGTATGAAGTTAGCCTTAGTCATCGAATCTGGTGAACCACGTGAAGTCCATCATTTTGCAACGTTATTAGGATATGGGGCTTCCGCAGTGAATGGGTACTTAGTTCAGGATACCATTCATCAGTTAGTCGAAGATGGCTTAATTGAAAAAGATTATTATGCAGCGGTTCATGATTATAATGATGCAGTTTTATCAGGCATCGTTAAGATCGCTTCTAAGATGGGGATTTCAACGATTCAGTCATACCGCGGCAGTCAAAACTTTGAAGCCATCGGTATTTCTAAAGATGTGATTGATGCTTATTTCCCTAAGACAGTCTCAAGAATTGATGGGATTACCTTAGAAGATATTGAACGTCAGGTTAATGAATTACATGATTCAGCCTTTGACCCATTTGGTTATGAAGTCAATATGACGCTTGATTCGATGGGCTTCCATAAGGAAAGAAGTCATAAAGAAGAACATCTTTATAATCCAAAGACAATTCATCTTTTACAGCAGGCTACGAGAACCGGTGATTACAAGTTATTCAAACAGTTCTCAGATACGATTACACAGGAAGAAGAAGGGATCAACATTCGTGGCTGCATCGACTTCGATTTCTCAAAACGTAAAGCGATTCCGCTAAGTGAAGTGGAACCAGTGGAAAATATTGTGAAACGTTTCAAAACTGGGGCAATGTCTTATGGTTCAATCTCTAAAGAAGCCCATGAAACAATGGCGATCGCAATGAATAGATTACATGGGAAGTCAAACTCTGGTGAAGGCGGCGAAGATGCTGAAAGATTTGCCCCATTACCAAATGGCGATTCTCGTAACTCTGCGATTAAGCAGGTGGCTTCTGGCCGTTTCGGGGTCACTTCTGAATATTTATGTTCTGCGCAGGAAATCCAGATCAAGATGGCTCAGGGAGCTAAACCTGGTGAAGGTGGACACTTACCAGCTGGTAAGGTGTATCCATGGGTTGCGAAGACCAGACATTCAACACCTGGTGTATCACTCATTTCCCCACCACCACATCATGATATTTATTCAATCGAAGACTTAGCGCAGTTAATCTATGATTTGAAGAATTCAAATAAAGATGCCCGCATCTCTGTGAAGTTAGTGTCTGAAGCCGGGGTTGGTACCGTTGCTTCTGGGGTTGCGAAAGCCGGAGCTCAGGTCATCTTAATTTCTGGTTTTGATGGCGGTACTGGGGCAGCGCCTCGTAACTCTGTCTACAATGCGGGGTTACCTTGGGAATTAGGCTTAGCAGAAGCACATCAGACATTAATTATGAATGAATTACGTGATCGCGTTGTCATTGAAACGGATGGTAAGTTATTAACTGGTCGTGATTTAGCGATTGCCTGCTTATTAGGGGCTGAAGAATATGGCTTTGCGACGGCGCCATTAATTACGATGGGCTGTGTCATGATGCGTGTATGTAACTTAGATACCTGCCCAGTTGGGGTCGCTACGCAGAACCCAATCTTACGTAAGAGATTTACTGGGAAACCAGAATACGTTGAAAACTTCATGCGTTTCGTCGCTGAAGAAATGCGTGAATATATGGCAAAATTAGGCTTTAGAACTGTTGATGAAATGGTTGGTCATAACGACTTATTAGTCGAAAAGGATTTAGGCAAAGCTTATCATATGGACTTAAGCGGCATCTTGGATGATACTTATGCCAATGAAAAAGCGCATTGTTTCAACCCTGCTCATGTCTTTGATTTCAAACTTGATCAGGTCAAGGACAACGAATTAAAACCATTAATCAAGAAATATGAAAAGAAGAAAGGTCCTCAGGAAACAACGATTGAAGTCTCTAACATTAACCGTGCCTTCGGGACAATGTTTGGTTCTTACATTACGAAGAACTTAGGCAACGATGTGCCTGATGATACTTTCACTGTTCATGCCATCGGTGCTGGCGGTCAGTCTTTTGGGGCCTTCATTCCAAAAGGTTTAACCCTGGAATTAACGGGTGATTCTAATGACTACTTAGGTAAAGGCTTATCTGGTGGTAAGATCATCGTTAAAACGCCAGAAGATGTTTCTTATAAAGCTGATGAAAACATCATTATCGGGAACGTTGCTTTATATGGGGCAACCAGTGGTGAAGTGTATGTCAACGGGGTTGCTGGTGAACGTTTCTGTGTCCGTAACTCAGGCGCACGCGCGGTTGTCGAAGGGGTTGGTGACCACGCTCTTGAATATATGACAGGTGGGGTTGCAGTCATCTTAGGTGAAACAGGTCGTAACGTAGCTGCCGGAATGAGCGGCGGGATCGCTTATATCTACGATCCAGACAATAACCTCTACGAAAAACTGAACAGTGAATTAGTAGAATATGGTGAAGTTACTCAGAAACATGATCAGGATACATTACGTGAACTGATTGAAAATCATTATCGTTATACGGGCAGTGAAAAGGCAAAATTCCTGCTTGATGATTTTGATACTAACATCAAACACTTCAAGAAGATTGTGCCAACAACCTACAAGAAGATGATGGATCTGATTGCCCACTTCGAATCTCAGGGATTAACCGAAGATGAGGCAAAAGTCGAAGCCTTCAATACGGCTATGAAAGGAGCTTAG